The genomic window CGGCGGTGAAACACGCGGACCGTTGCGTTCCTTCCAACGAAATTCGAAAGTGCGATCCTGTCCGACGTTCCAATCGATCGAGATTTCTCCCTCGTCCGATCCAAGCGCGCCATATTTTGCGGCGTTTGTGGACAGCTCATAGATCGCCAGCGAAAGACCAACGGCCTGCTCGGCTGAAATCGCGATCGAAGGTCCTTGGATCGTCAATCTGCGTTCATCGTCGATATGAGGCGCGATGGCCTCGCGAACGACCTCTGCGAAGTCGGTATCTCCCTCCTGCCGGGTGATCAGTGTCTGGGTTCTCGACATTGCCTCGATACGCGAGGCGATGATCTCGCTTGCCTTTTCCAAGCTCGGTGCATTGCGCAAGCTTGCTGTCACCACTGCACTCACCACCGCCATGGTGTTCTTCACCCGATGCATCATTTCCTGATGCAGGAACCGTTGCTGCTCTTCGTTCAGCTGGCGTTGCGTCACATCGGTGAACAGAGAAGCGACGCGGTCGCCCTCCAGGCGTCGAATTCGATTCTCGAACCTGTTCTCATTTATCGCTTTGGCGCTGACGCTCAGCAGAGGCTCCCCAGTGTCAAGCACCCTTCGGACAGCGGGCAGCATCTCTTCGCAAAGCTCCGGCATGAGGTCGCCAAGGCAGTGTCCCAAGACAGCGTTTGCGTCGAGCCCGAGCAGCCGCTCGAAGGCCGGGTTCACTTCTTCGAAGCGAATGTCCGCAACGTCTCCGGCGGCATCGCGCACTGCCTCGGCGATGTAATAGCCCTCCTGCATGTCCTCGAAAAGCCGTCGGTATTTGAGTTCCGAGACCCCGACCGATATTTCGCGCTCCACGACGAGCGCCAGGCTTTGCAGCACCTTCCGGTCATGTTCGGTCCATTGGTGGGGTGTCGTGTCGATTGCCGCGAGCGCCCCCACCAGTTCGCCGGTTGGCAACGCGATCGGAACGCCGAGATAGGCCCGCACACCAAGATCTGCGATGGCATGATTGCTGTTTACAAGCTCGTGGAGGTCGGCATCGTTCACCTTGAGTATCGCCGCCCGCTCCACCACGTGTTGGCAGAAAGAGTGGGTCAGCGGCGTCTCGCCGACGCTGTCCCAAGGCGCAGGTAAACCACAATGGCCGGCGAACACCTGACGGTCCTCATCGACAATGGAAATGATGGCAACCGGCACCTGTAACGCGACACGCACATGCTCGGTCAGGTGATGAAACTGTTCGCGACCGGAACTGTCGAGCAGTCCGGATCGTCTAATCGCCGATACTCTGTCGGACAACTTTTGCGGCATGCTCAGGAAACCAGCTTTCGACTGGTCCATACGCCAGCTTGGGTTAGATATACGATGGAAGTGAACCTACAACAGATTCGAACTTAAATCTGCGCCTTAGCCTTAAGCGATCACAGCTATTGCCTGCAGGGCGAAGGCGGCCACGGCTGCTGCCGGCGGTCTCCGGCTCAATATCCTCCTCACCCTTCACCCCGGAACCGGCGTCGGCTTGCCGTTGCCGTCCAGCGCGACCATGACGAAGGTGGCGTTGGTGACTTTGTCCATCTGGTCGGAGAGGTAGCGTTGGGCCCAGGCTTCGACGGTGAGGGTGATGGAGGTGCGGCCGACCTTGGCGATGTCGGTGTAGATGCAGAGCGTGTCGCCGATCTTGACCGGCATGGCAAAGGCCATTTCGTTGACGGCTGCGGTGACGACGCGGCCTTTCGCGCGTTCTGCGGCGCGTATGCCGGAGGCGAGATCCATCTGGGCCATGACCCATCCGCCGAAGATATCGCCCGCGGCGTTGAGGTCGGCGGGCATGGCAAGCGTTCTGAGCGTCAGTTCGCCGGTCGGTCTCGGGGCTTCGTTCATGCGGGCTCCTTCAGGGATTTGCCGGAGCGATGTCGCGTTCTTCGACATCGTTCGCTTGGCTCCGGGGTTTGGCTTTGCACGTGCCTTACCAGTGAACCGGTCGCCGCTCCATCTGGCAACGTTTCTGCGGATCTGGCGCTCGGTGCGGCTTCCCGTTTAGCGAGCGGGGGCGGGCGGCAGCAAGCGTTCAGTCCTCATTTACCATGATCGCTTAAGGTGGCTCTCCAAGGGACCGGTACGCTACCTGGAGACGCATGTTCATGGCCATCGACGGAGCGGACGACGCGGACGGCCGCGACAACGGTCTTGCTGCGCAACAGCGCCGGAGCGCGAGGGCTGGTTTGGTCGCAGGACCTGGCAGGATCGCCGGGCTTGGACGGCTTCTCGCCGGCGGGTTTGCGGCGGCGCTTCTCGTTTCGTGCTCGGCCTCGAGCGTGCTTGCGCCGCCTGAGGCGATTTCCACCAGTTCGATCGCACCTCAGCCGCCTGCGGCTCTTGGCGGACAACAGGCGACCTATGGCGCGCCGCCCGCGCAAGGGTTGCCGGCCTATGAGAGCCTTGCACAAGGAGCAGTTGGAGGAGCGGGGGCCGGTGCCTCGTCCGGCGCTGGTGTGGCTGGCGTGAGCGGGCCTGGCGCCGATCTCGGCTATGGGTCGGGTCTTGCGGTGCTGCAGCGCGGCCAGCCGCTGCCTGTCGACGATGCGGCACTTGCGCAGATGCAGGGGCGGCCCGTGCCGGACGGGTGGCAGCCCGGCTATGTGCCATCGGACCAGCCGCAGATCCTCGGCACGCTGGGGCCGAATGGCGAAGCGCGGCTTGCGGGCCAGCCAAGCGCGATGCAAAGTCCTGTGGCGTCCGTCGCGCCTCAGCCGTCGATGATGCCGCCTGCGGCTGCACCGGTTCAGATCCAGCCTTCGGCGCCGATCGCCGCGGCACCTCCCGTCTCGGCGCCGGTTGCCGTTGTCGCGCCGCCGGTCGCTGCCGCACCGCCCGTTGCTGCTGCTCCGGTCGTGCAACAGGCGCCAGAGCCGCAGCGGGTCGCAGGCCTGTTTCCGCGTGCGCTCAATCCGTTCGCGCGCTCGCAGGCGCCGCAGAGCAATCTGCCGGCGGCGGAAGCCGCGTGCCGGCAGCGGCTGGAGCGGCTTGGCGTGCAGTTCACCAACAAGCCGGCCGTCGGCAATGGTGGGTCCTGCGGGATTGCCCATCCCGTGGAGGTTTCGGCGCTTTCGGGCGGGGTGAAGGTGCGGCCCGCGACGCTGCTCAACTGCCAGATGGCGGAGGCTTTCGCGACGTGGGTGAAGAATGAGCTCGCGCCTTCGACGCGCAAGCGCTACCTGTCCGGCATCGACACGGTCGGCTCCATGGGCGGCTATTCCTGCCGGACCATGAATTCGCGGCGCGGCGCGCCGATGTCGGAGCATTCCAAGGGCAACGCGATCGATGTCGGCTCGATCAAGCTGAATTCGGGCCGGGTGATCGATGTGAGCGCCAAGGGCTTCTTCGCGTTTCGCGAGCGCGGGCTTTTGAATTCCGTGCGCGACGACGGCTGCAAGTATTTCAACACGATCCTGGGTCCCGGGTCGGACGCCAACCACGCCGACCATTTCCATTTCGACCTTCGGGCGCGGCGCAACGGCTATCGCCATTGCGACTGAGTGCCAAGGCTTGCCGCACGCAGTGCATGTTCCGGTAAGCGGTTGTTAGCGCTCCCCATGCCATGGTGCGGGTTAGAGGGTAGGGGCCTGTGTTGACGGCAAAGTTTGAAATGGACGCGGATCTGAAGCTGCAGCTGGATGCGCTCTACAAGGCGGCGCCGGCTTCGGTGATGTCGATCGTGGGCGGGCTGGTCGCGCTTTCGATCTATTGGGAGCAGGGCATTCCGGCCGGACTGATCGCCTGGTTCGTGGTGGTCGCCGGGGTGGCGGTCGTGCATTTGATCAGCGCGGGCTTGCGCCACTACGGCCTGCCGCGCGGCTTCACAACGCGTCACTGGGCGCGCCTGGTGTGCGGTATCTACGGCACATCCGGTGTGGCGTGGGGTGTGGGCGCAGCTCTCATGATCCTTGAGGGCAATGCCGCGCAGGCACTCGTCGTCTGCTGCCTGATCACCGGCGCGGTGACGGTGACCTTCCCGGCAGCGGTCTACCAGCGGGCCTATAATCTCTTTCAGTTTCCGGCGCTGTTGCTCACCTGCGCCGGCCTGTTCGCGAGCGGGGTGCCCTATAGCAACGCCCTCGCCATTGCCGGCGTGCTTTTGTGCGGGACGCTGGCGGCGATGGCGCGCGGGCTCGGCACGCAGCTGACGCTGGCGCTGAAGCTTTCGCGGGAAAATTCGCGGCTCGTCGCCGATCTGCAGGAGCGCAAGGCGGCGCTGGAGGCGGCAAACCGCGACCTGGAGATCCAGACGGAGACGGACCCGATGACGGGGCTCGGCAACCGGCGGCGGCTGATGCGGGTGCTGCGCGCCTCGTCCGGCGCGCTCGGCGTTCTGCTGATCGATGTCGATCACTTCAAGAGCTACAACGACACTTTCGGCCATGCCGAGGGTGATACCTGCCTGAGGCGGATCGCCGACGCGCTGAGCCGGTCGACGATCGCCGGCGTTACGCTGGTTGCGCGCTATGGCGGCGAGGAATTCGCGATCGTCGTCGATGCGCGCGACCATCACCATGTGCGGGCGGTGGCGGAAGCCATGCGCAAGACGGTCGAGGCGCTGCACGACGAGGGCGGAAGTGCGCTGCGCCGGGCGGTGACGATCAGCGTTGGTGTGGCGCTGCGCGAGGCCAGCGAGGACAAGACCATCACGCAGCTGATCACCGAGGCGGACGAGCGGCTCTATGAGGCCAAGCGGGCCGGCCGCAACCGCGTGCATGACGGGCGGGAGCAGCGCGCGAACCGGGCAGCGGTCGCTTAAGGCACCGGAGCCCTGATGTGGCCTCTTCCGCCTCGGTGCGTCCTATAGTATAGTCCCCTAGGTTATATTTTAGAGGGCGCGGATGCACACGCAGAAGCACAAAGACAGGCTGATCGGCCGGGTGCGGCGGCTCAAGGGCCAGCTTGAAGGCGTGGAGCGAGCGCTGAACGGGGAGGCGCCCTGCGGCGAGATCCTGAGGCAGCTCGCCTCGATCCGCGGCGCGATCTCGGGCCTGACGGCCGAAGTGATGGAGCACCATCTGCGCGAGCACGTGCTGGAAGCCGAGACCGAAGCGGACCGGCACCAGGGCGGCGAAGAGCTGATGGGCGTGCTCAGAACCTATCTGAAATGAAAAGCGACCGCCGCGAGCGACGACGGCGCGCAAACAGGGAGGCCATGATGGCCGGGCAATCGCAACTGGACGACGACCACGATTACGACCATGGGCACGTGTTTCTCGGCGACAACCACGCGCGCAACGAGAAGCGCGTGTGGCTGGTCATCGCGCTGACGGCATCAATGATGGTGATCGAGATCGTCGGCGGCGCGATCTATGGCTCGATGGCGCTGATGGCCGATGGCTGGCACATGGCGACGCATGCTGCGGCGCTGATGATTTCGGCCGTCGCCTATCTTTATGCCAGGCGCCATGCGCGCGACCGCCGCTTCACCTTCGGCACAGGCAAGCTTGGCGATCTGGCGGGGTTTGCCAGTGCCGTCGTGCTCGGGATCGTGGCGCTTCTCATCGGCTGGGAAAGCCTGCTGCGGCTCGCCAATCCGGTGCCGATCAGTTTCAACCAGGCGATCCTCGTCGCGGTGGTCGGGCTTGCGGTCAATTTGATTAGCGCATGGCTTTTGCGGGAAGATCACGGGCATCATCATCACCATGGACATTCCCACGGCCATGATCATGACCACGGGCATGGCCATGTGCATGGGCAGGACAACAATCTGCGGGCGGCCTATCTGCATGTGCTCGCCGACGCGCTGACGTCGGTTCTCGCAATCGTGGCGCTGGTGGTCGGCAGCTTCAATGGCTGGGTCTGGGCCGATCCGCTGATGGGCGTCGTCGGTGCGCTGGTGATCGCGCGCTGGTCGATCGGGCTCATGCGGCAATCGGGCGGCGTGCTGCTCGATACCGTTCCGGAGGACGGGCAGCTTGCGGGTGCGATCCGCTCTGCGCTTTCGGGTGAGGGTGGAACGATCACCGACCTGCATGTGTGGCAGGTGGGGCCGGGACACCACGCGGCGATCATCGCGCTGGTGTGCCCGCGGCCGAAGGCACCCTCGCACTACAAGGCGTTGCTGGCCGATATCCGGCAGCTGTCGCATGTGACGGTGGAAGTGCAGCCGGCGCGCTGATCACTGCGCGGCTGATGCGCCGTCGTCCGTGGGGTCTGCGGATCTGAGACGGCGAAGCGCGCTGTCGACCGTGCGGTCAAAGCGCACAACCGGTGGCGCCACGCCATGGGCGAAGAATTCGCGCCGCAGCGGGCCGGTCGTGCCGGTGATGACGACGCGGCCGCCGCGCCGCTTCTTGCTGCGCGCGATGGAGGCGATCATCTCGCCGGCGGTGGAATCGATCATCGGGACGGCGGAGAGATCGAGCACCAGCACCGGTGCCGACGTCGCGACGCGATCGAGCAGGCTGCCGATGGAGGCGGCCGCGCCGAAGAAGAGCGCGCCCGAGACACGGTAAACGATCACGTCGCCCTGCTGGGTGAGGCGGTCCTCGTCCGGTCCGGCGGAGCCGTCGGGTTCGTCTTCGGCTACGAGCGGCTCAGCAAAGGTTGCCGTCGACATGCGGTGGATGAAGATGAGCGCACCGAGCGCAAAGCCGACGACGATCGCCTCGGTGAGATCGCGGAAGATGGTGAGCAGGAAGGTGACGAGAAGCACCGCCGCATCGCCCCAGGATGCGCGCAGAAGCGTGGCGAAGGCGTGCTTTTCCACCATGGACCAGGCGACAACGGCAAGCACGCCGGCGAGGCTGGCGAGCGGGATATAGCTCGCGAGCGGTGCGGCGAGCATCATGAAGCCGAGCAGGAAGACGGCGTGCAGCATGCCCGACACGGGTCCGACCGCGCCGGCGCGCACATTGGTGGCGGTGCGCGCGATGGTGCCGGTGACGCAAAAGCCGCCGAAGAGCGACGAGCCTATATTGGCGACGCCTTGCGCCACGAGTTCGCAATTGGAGCGGTGGCGCCGGCCGGTCATGCCATCGGCCACGACCGCCGAGAGCAGCGACTCGATCGCGCCGAGCAGTGTGAAGGCGATGGCGCTCGGCAGGACGGCGATGACGAGATCGAGATCGAAGGCCGGCAGCGACGGCGCCGGCAGACCCGACGGGATGCCGCCGAAGGCGGTGCCGATCGTCGCCACCGGCAGGCCGGCAAGGGCTGCGACGAGCGTGGTGAGGACAACCGCGATCAGCAGTCCCGGCCAATGCGGTTTCAGCTTGCGGACGGCGACGACGATGCCGATGGCGGCCAGGGCAAGGGCGGCCGTGACGGGGCTTACCGTCGGCAAAGCGGCGAAGATCACTGGCAACTTTTCGATGAGCGGTCCGGGCTCGGGCGAACCGAGGGTCAGGCCGAACAGCGGGGTCAACTGGCTGGCGAAGATGATGACGGCGATGCCGGCGGTGAACCCCACCGTGACGGGATAGGGAATGAACTTGATATAGGTGCCGAGCCTGAGGAAGCCGATCGCCGCAAGCATGAGGCCCGACAGGAAGGTCGCGAGGATGAGGCCGCCCATGCCATGGGCCTGGATGGTCGCGGCGACGAGCACGATGAACGCCCCGGCCGGCCCGCCGATCTGGTGGCGGCTGCCGCCGAAAAGCGAGACGAGAAAGCCGCCGACGATGGCAGTGATCAGGCCCTGCGCAGGCGTCGCACCCGACGCGATCGCGATCGCCATGGAGAGCGGCAGGGCGACGATAGCGACGGTCAGGCCGGCCACCGCATCTGCCCTGAAATGCGAAAGCCGGTAGCCTTCCTCCAGCACCGTGACAAGCTTCGGCTTGAACAGCTCGGAAAAGCGCGCCTTTTCGGATTGCGCACGCGGATCGCGAGGGCGCGACGACTTTACCGGAGCATGCATGGCCAGCGATCAACCTCCCTCTCACACGGGAGACCCGATTTCAGCGACTCGATCGTCAAGCGCAGTTCCCCCAGGCCAATTTAGCCCGTGTTTGGTTGGAAAACGCGGAAAAAGGTGACGGGTGCTGCCAAAGTAGCGGTGGGGCGGTTCGTAAGATCGATGCGGCGGGTGCGTAGCGTAGGTTCGTCGGGGTTTGTAGGTTCGGCCGGCGGCGTCGATTCTACAGCGTAGAAGCGCCGGCCGCTTCAGGCTGAATTACGCAGCGCGGCTTGGCGGTTGCCGGCGGCGTTGGGAGGTGTGTCGGGGCGGGCGTGGGAACCGGTGCCGGTATGGGCGGTGGCGGTGGGGCGAGAACTGGAGGTCGGAGTTTCGCTGATTTCGAAGCCGGCGACGAGGTCGAAGAGGGTGGCGGCCTCTTCGGACAGGCGGGCGGTGGCGCTCGATGTCTCGACGAACATCTGGGCGTTCTGCTGTGTCGTCTGGTCCATCATGTTGACGGCGCTGTTGATCTGCTTGAGGCCGATCGCCTGCTGCCTGGAGGCTTCCGCAATGGCCTGGAGGTCGCGGTCGACGCCGACGACGCGATCGACGATGGCGCCGAGCTCCTCGCCGGTATTTTCGACGAGCGTGACGCCGCGCCCGATCAGGTCGTTTGAGCCGTGGATGAGGACCTTGATCTCCTTGGCGGCGGTGGCGGATCGCTGGGCGAGTTCACGCACCTCCTGCGCGACGACGGCGAAGCCACGGCCCGCATCGCCCGCGCGCGCAGCCTCGACGCCGGCATTGAGGGCGAGAAGGTTCGTCTGGAACGCGATCTCGTCGATGACGCCGCTGATGCCGGAAATCTCGCTTGCGGAGGTGCGGATCTCGCCCATGGCGTCGATGGCCTGGGTCATCACGGCGACCGACTGTTCGGCGCGTTGCCTCGTTTCGCGCGCCTTGCCGCCTGCGTCGCGGGCGCGCTCGGCGGTATCGGTGACCGTGACGGTGATCTCTTCCAGCGCCGAAGCGGTCTCCTCCACCGAGGCGGCCTGCGCGTCGGTCTGGCTGGCGAGGTGCTGCGATGTGGCGTCGATGGAGCGCGAAGCGGAGGTGATCGCCTCGGCCGCACTGAAGATGGTTTGCAGAGTCGTTCGCAAGGTCGAGGATGTTTCGTTGAAGTCGATGCGCAGGCGCTCCAGCGCGGGCAGGAACGGCTGATCGAGCGTGGCGGTGAGATCGCCGGCAGAAAGCTTTTTCAATGCCGCGGCGAGGCTTTCCACATTGGCGACGCGGTCGGTGACGTCTGTCGCGAGCTTGACGATCTTGAAGACTTTGCCGTCGACATCGAGGATCGGGTTATAGGACGCTTGGATGAAGACGGGGCGGCCGTTCTTGCCGACGCGGACGAATTCGTCAGAGAGGAAGCGACCGGCGGCAAGCTCCGGCCAGAAGCTCCGGTAGGCTTCGGAGCCGACATAGGCGGGCTCGCAGAAGATCGCATGATGGCGCCCGACGATCTCGTCGAGTTCGTAACCCATCGCCTTCAGGAAATTGGCGTTCGCCGTAAGGATCTTGCCGGTCGGCGTGAATTCGATGACGGCCTGGGCGCGCGACAGCGCCTCGAGCTTGCCGCGGTCTTCGGCTGCCTGCAGCGCCTGCGCGGTGACATCGGTGGCGAATTTCACGACCTTATAGGGTTTGCCACCGCGCATCACGGGGTTGTAGGAGGCCGCGATCCAGACCTCCGATCCATCCTTGCGCAGGCGGCGATATTGCCGTTGGTCATGCTGGCCGGAAGCAAACTGGGCCCAGAACTCGGCGTAGTCCGGGCGTGCCGCCTCGGCGGGATCGACGAAGATGCGGTGGTGACGCCCGACGATCTCGTCGGCGCGATAGCCCATCGTGCGGCAGAAATTGTCGTTGGCCTTCAGAATGGTGCCGTCGAGGCCGAATTCGATGATGGCCTGTGATGCGTTGAGGGCGTCCAGAACGGCGCTCGCATCGCGCGCAAAAAGCTGCAGCATGTCGATCTCTTCATGAGAGGGGAGATGCCGCCGGTTCGACGCAATTCCCCATCAAATTTCATGGTGCATCTTCTTGCGTAAATGCGTTTACGCTGCATGAAGAAATCCGTGGTTGCCGCCCCGACGCGCATATTCTCTTGATGTGACCGTTTACCCGGCAAAGGCCTTTTCCAGGGCGGCGATGTCGAGCTTGACCATGCCCATGACGGCAGTCTGGACGCGGGCGGATCTTTCACAGTCCGGGTCGTTCATCATCTTGGGCAGGATGGCAGGCACGACCTGCCAGGAAAGACCGTAACGGTCCTTAACCCAGCCGCATTGCTGGATGGTGCCGCCTTCGCCGAGCGCGCTCCAGTAACCGTCGATCTCCGCCTGGTCGCGACAGGCGACCGAGAGTGATATCGCCTCGGTGAATGCGAACATGGGCCCGCCATTGAGGCCCATGAAGTCGCGGCCGGCGAGGCGGAAGGTGGCGACGAAGAGCTTGCCATTTGCATGGCGCGTGGCTTCGATGATGGCGGTATCGGGGAAGATGCCGCCGTAGAACGCGATCGCTTCCTCCAGCTGGTTATCGAACCACAGGCAGGGGGTGATGGTTGGCATGGTGGACGCCTCCGACATCGATCGTCTCAAGGATTATCGCAGAAACTCTCCCGCGCGGGCGGGTCGGCCGGCGAGGTGCCGGCGCGACCTCAGAACCATGATCCCATGATATGCCGACTTATTTGCCGGCTTATCGTTCTGTCTATTTCCCGTCCGGCGGACCGACGATGGCCCACATATGGCCGAAGGGGTCCTTCAGCTGGCCGTAAAGATCGCCCCAGAAGGCGACTTCGAACGGCATGACGACGGTGCAGCCGGCATCCACCGCGCGGTCCCACCATTCGCGGGCGTTCATGACCGCGAGCGTCAGCGTCGTGCCCTGCGGCTCGACCCAGGGATAGCCGTATTCGGGCATGGCATCGCCCAGCATGAACTTGCCATCGTTGATGGTGAGTTGGCAGTGCATGACGCGCTTGCCGTCATCCATCAGCATGCGGCTGTCCTCGGTGGCGGCGAAGGCCTTCTTGTAGAATTCGATGGCTGCGCTCGCATCCTTGGATGCGAGATAGGGGACGACGCCAGGGATGGATGCGGTCCATTCCTGCGGCTGGGTTTGATCGGACATGGGTGCTTCCTCCTTCAAGCTGTGTTTGGCACCGGTGGATCAGAATTCGACGAAGCTTTCAAAGCCGCCGAAGATCATGCGCTTGCCGTCAAACGGCATGCTGGCCATGTCCATCTTCATGCGGTCGTCTTCGAACACCTTCTTGTTGATCTCGTCGCGCTTTTCGCGGGACGGATAGGTGATCCAGGCGAAGATCACCGTTTCGTCGTCCTTGGCCTGGACGGCGCGGGGAAACGAGGTGAGCTCGCCATAGGGCACGTCGTCGGCCTTGCATTCGACATAGGACAGCGCGCCGTGCTCCATCCAGATGCGGCCGGCAGTGGTGGCGATCTCCTTGTAGGCGTCGAACTTGTCCTTCGGGACTGCAAGCAGAAATCCGTCGACATAGGGCATTTCAGAGCCTCCTCTTCAACATTTCATTGAGCTCAGGACGTTCGCGATTTCGGGCAGCCGACATGGCCGCTCGAAATTTTTTCAGAGCGTGGCGGCGAGCGCAGCCATCTGGTCTGCAGCCTTTCCCCAACCTTCATGAAAGCCCATCTCTTCGTGGGACTTCTTGTCGGCCTCCGTCCAATGGCGCGCGACCGCGGTGTAGCGCGTGCCGCCCGCTTCATCCGCAAAAGTGATGATGCCGGTGAAGAAGGGCTTTTCCGAAGGCGTCCAGGCATCGGTGTAGGCGTCGGTGAAGACGATCTTCTCGTTGGGCACGACTTCGAGATAGATGCCCTGGTTCGGATACTCGTTGCCTTCGGGATCGGCCATGACGATGTGGCTGATGCCGCCCGGGCGCACGTCGACCCTGGCCGAAGCGATCGTCCACGGCGCGGGGACGAACCACTGCTTCAACAGGTCGTCTTCGGTCCAGCAGCGATAGAGTTTCTCGCGCGGCACGTCGATGAAGCGGGTGAGGGTCAGTTCACGGGGCTCAGCCATGGTGCATCTCCAGATGATGTCCGATTTCGTGCAAAGGACGCTGGAGGATGCCACTTCCCGACAGGGGGCGTCCAAAAAATCTGAATTTTCGCGGAAACCGGCGTTGCTTGAGCCGAAAAACGCAAAAAAGGCCGGTATGAACCGGCCTTTCATTGCCATTGCCGCATCCTGAGCCAGTACATCCGTGGTCACAGGGAAGGCGATGACAAGCTATGCGAGCTTGCTCGATTAAGCGGCGGCGAGGTTGCCTGCGCTCATCTTGCCGCTCTTGCTGTCGCGAACAACGTCGAAGTGCACTTTCTGGCCTTCGGCGATGGACGACATGCCGGCGCGCTCAACGGCCGAAATGTGAACGAATACGTCTGCGCTGCCATCGTTCGGCTCAATGAAGCCGTAACCCTTGGTGGCGTTGAACCATTTTACAGTACCAGTAGCCATGACGATTACCTTTCAATCGCATAGTAAGAATGCCGATCGACCAAAAATCGAAAGGCGGTGGATCGATAGGTAAGGGAAAGTCGTCGCATGCGCCGTGGCGCCTAAACAAGTTCGGTTACTCAGATCGATTTGACATAGGTGCGCCTTTGGCGGCCCAATGTCAATGCTATGGCGTTGATAGTCGGGTCCTTATCGGCTGCCTACGCCCTTTCTGGTGGCTTTCTTAGGGGATTTGCGCGCGGGCGCCTTGGGCACTTCGACAGCGGCGGTCTCCGCTTCCATCGCCAGGCGCTGTGCTCTCAGCCGCTCCGTCTTGCGCTCGCGGGCGACGACTTCCTTTTCCATGATGGTGCGGGCTTCGTTGTTGGTCGATGACCACTTGGCCTCGGAGGAAGAGCGCTTTTCCGTGGACGGCGTTTTGAAGGGCTGGGCCAATCGTTTTCCTGACTCTGTCTGAACACAATGAACGCAGTCTGCGTTCTCTAAAGTCCTTATATCAGACATTCGTCGTTCGTGACAGGTGGGCTGTTTCACGCGCCGTTTTGGGGGCTTCGCCGAGCTTGTCGAGATGACGCCGGATATGCGCCGCCTCGGCGGGGCTGTTGGCCAGCGAAATGGCGCGGTTGAACGCCTCGACCGCCTCCGCGCGCCGGCCGAGTTCGCTGAGCAGGCCACCACGCAGGCCGTGGAAATAGAAGTAGCCGGACAGCCTTTCGGCGAGCGGATCGATGAGCGCCAGCGCCGCTTCGGGCCCGGCAAGCTTGTTGATCGCTACCGCGCGGTTGAGCGTGACGACGGGGGATGGCTGCACAGCTTCGAGCGTCCGGTAGAGCAGGTCGATCGCCGCCCAATCGGTTTCGACGGCGGATTTCGCGCGGGCATGGGTGGCGGCAATCGCGGCCTGAAGCTGGTAGGCGCCGGGGCGCGCATGACGCAGCGCCTTGTCGAGCATGGCGAGGCCTTCGGCGATCATCGCGCCGTTCCACAATGTGCGGTTCTGGTCCTCCAGCAGCACGATCTGGCCATCGGCATCGAAGCGGGTCGGGCTGCGGGCGTGCTGCAGGAGCATGAGCGCGAGCAGGCCTGCGATCTCGGGCTCGGCCGGAAAGAGCTTGACCATCAGGCGGGCAAGCCGGATCGCCTCCTCGGCGAAGACGGAGGCGGACCGCTCGGCCTCACGCGTCCTGGCGACGTCGCTGGCGCGGGCGGAGTAGCCTTCGTTGAAGACGAGGTAGAGCATGGCACCGACGGTCGACAGGCGCTCGGCACGCGCCTCGCGGTCCGGCGCCTCGAAGGGAACGCCGGCGCGGGCGATTTTTGCCTTGGCGCGCGTGATGCGCTGTTCCATCGCCGCTTCGGAAACGAGGAAGGCACGCGCGATCTGCGGCACGGTGAGGCCCGAAACGATGCGTAAAGCG from Georhizobium profundi includes these protein-coding regions:
- a CDS encoding VOC family protein, yielding MSDQTQPQEWTASIPGVVPYLASKDASAAIEFYKKAFAATEDSRMLMDDGKRVMHCQLTINDGKFMLGDAMPEYGYPWVEPQGTTLTLAVMNAREWWDRAVDAGCTVVMPFEVAFWGDLYGQLKDPFGHMWAIVGPPDGK
- a CDS encoding SulP family inorganic anion transporter gives rise to the protein MHAPVKSSRPRDPRAQSEKARFSELFKPKLVTVLEEGYRLSHFRADAVAGLTVAIVALPLSMAIAIASGATPAQGLITAIVGGFLVSLFGGSRHQIGGPAGAFIVLVAATIQAHGMGGLILATFLSGLMLAAIGFLRLGTYIKFIPYPVTVGFTAGIAVIIFASQLTPLFGLTLGSPEPGPLIEKLPVIFAALPTVSPVTAALALAAIGIVVAVRKLKPHWPGLLIAVVLTTLVAALAGLPVATIGTAFGGIPSGLPAPSLPAFDLDLVIAVLPSAIAFTLLGAIESLLSAVVADGMTGRRHRSNCELVAQGVANIGSSLFGGFCVTGTIARTATNVRAGAVGPVSGMLHAVFLLGFMMLAAPLASYIPLASLAGVLAVVAWSMVEKHAFATLLRASWGDAAVLLVTFLLTIFRDLTEAIVVGFALGALIFIHRMSTATFAEPLVAEDEPDGSAGPDEDRLTQQGDVIVYRVSGALFFGAAASIGSLLDRVATSAPVLVLDLSAVPMIDSTAGEMIASIARSKKRRGGRVVITGTTGPLRREFFAHGVAPPVVRFDRTVDSALRRLRSADPTDDGASAAQ
- a CDS encoding DUF1428 domain-containing protein, with protein sequence MPYVDGFLLAVPKDKFDAYKEIATTAGRIWMEHGALSYVECKADDVPYGELTSFPRAVQAKDDETVIFAWITYPSREKRDEINKKVFEDDRMKMDMASMPFDGKRMIFGGFESFVEF
- a CDS encoding SRPBCC family protein, with amino-acid sequence MAEPRELTLTRFIDVPREKLYRCWTEDDLLKQWFVPAPWTIASARVDVRPGGISHIVMADPEGNEYPNQGIYLEVVPNEKIVFTDAYTDAWTPSEKPFFTGIITFADEAGGTRYTAVARHWTEADKKSHEEMGFHEGWGKAADQMAALAATL
- a CDS encoding cold-shock protein, whose protein sequence is MATGTVKWFNATKGYGFIEPNDGSADVFVHISAVERAGMSSIAEGQKVHFDVVRDSKSGKMSAGNLAAA
- a CDS encoding methyl-accepting chemotaxis protein translates to MLQLFARDASAVLDALNASQAIIEFGLDGTILKANDNFCRTMGYRADEIVGRHHRIFVDPAEAARPDYAEFWAQFASGQHDQRQYRRLRKDGSEVWIAASYNPVMRGGKPYKVVKFATDVTAQALQAAEDRGKLEALSRAQAVIEFTPTGKILTANANFLKAMGYELDEIVGRHHAIFCEPAYVGSEAYRSFWPELAAGRFLSDEFVRVGKNGRPVFIQASYNPILDVDGKVFKIVKLATDVTDRVANVESLAAALKKLSAGDLTATLDQPFLPALERLRIDFNETSSTLRTTLQTIFSAAEAITSASRSIDATSQHLASQTDAQAASVEETASALEEITVTVTDTAERARDAGGKARETRQRAEQSVAVMTQAIDAMGEIRTSASEISGISGVIDEIAFQTNLLALNAGVEAARAGDAGRGFAVVAQEVRELAQRSATAAKEIKVLIHGSNDLIGRGVTLVENTGEELGAIVDRVVGVDRDLQAIAEASRQQAIGLKQINSAVNMMDQTTQQNAQMFVETSSATARLSEEAATLFDLVAGFEISETPTSSSRPTATAHTGTGSHARPDTPPNAAGNRQAALRNSA
- a CDS encoding VOC family protein, translated to MPTITPCLWFDNQLEEAIAFYGGIFPDTAIIEATRHANGKLFVATFRLAGRDFMGLNGGPMFAFTEAISLSVACRDQAEIDGYWSALGEGGTIQQCGWVKDRYGLSWQVVPAILPKMMNDPDCERSARVQTAVMGMVKLDIAALEKAFAG